The bacterium sequence CTCTACGTCCTTGGGGTTGTCCCACGTCTCGCCGCCAGCCGCCAGCGAGACCTTCTTTGCCCCGAGGTCTCGGTGCAACCGATACGAGCGATCCCCGGCCTCAAACTCCATGCTAACTTCGCCGGCCTCCGCCTCTCCCCAGGTCGCGTACGATCTGGCTTCCGCCGGCCTGACGGGAAACAGCGCCGCGGACACGGCAAGGTGGAGGGTCGACTTGCCGGCGTCGTTGCGTCCGTAGATGACGTTGAGCCCCGGGCCGCACTCCAGCGCCTGATCGACCAGTTTTCGAAACCCTCGGATCCGCAGGCGGCGGATGATCATCCGAGGACCTCCTTCCCCTCCAGCAGCGCGATCCCGAGCCGGAGGGCATCCTCCCCCACCGCGCGGGCCTCCCCTTCCCGGGCGGAGATTTCCGTCTGCATCAATTGCACGAAGCGACCGAGCACAGTGCTCTCGGGAAACTGCGCGGGATCGATCACATCGGGGCGGAGGTGCGATTCGTCGCGGATCTCGAGTCGGAAGAATTCCCCGGCAAGGTCCTGGCGGAGGCGGTTGGGGCTGAGGCGATCGGCCAGGGCGGCCAACCCGGTCAAGACGACCGTAAGGGCAAGATCCGGGTGCGCCTCGGCTTGGATCATGCGGGCCGCCTCTTCCTCCCCGCCCACGGTGGCGACGTCCAAGCTCAGGCGGCGGCTCCGGCGGCGCCCGACCCGCCGCGGAGTGACCTCGACGCGCCCCGGAGCCTCCAGGGTCACGAGGCAGACGTTCCCCGAGTCGGGCTCGTCCAGGTCGATCATCTCCGGCGCGCCGCTGTACCAGGCGGCCACCCCGCCGCTCGACACTTCCCGAGTGGAATGCCAGTCCCCCAACGCGAGGTAGTCGACCTTGCTCGCCGCGATCTCCTCCGGGGTGATGAGCCCGAACTGAACGGGGAGGTCCGGACGCTGGATGCTGCCGTGGGCGAGGCCGACCAGGAACCGGGTCGGGCGTTCGGCGGGCGGCGCTGCCAGCGCACTCTCGGCGGAGAGCTGACGCTGCCGCGAGCGGCCGATCACCGTCAGATCCAGGTCGGGGAATACCTGCGCGCCGGGCTCGGGGCCGAAGACCGTGACGGCCGCCGAGGCGGCGGCGAGATCTCGCCACACGACGGCACTTCCCTCGCCGAGGGGATCGTGGTTGCCGGCCACGGCGCACACCCGAATCCCGGCCGCCCCCAGGCGGCGGAGTTCCGGGACCGCGAACCCGACCCCGGCGCGGGACGCGGCCACGGAATCGAAGAGATCGCCCGCGATCAACATGAGATCCACGCGCTCCTCGATCGCCAGGGTAACGACCCGGGTGAACGTCGCTTCGAGCTGGCGCCGCTGCTCGCGTCCCCGCTCGCCCAGCATCCGGAAGGTGGCCCCCAGATGGACGTCGCTCGTGTGCAGCAGGCGCACGCTCATTCGGCGGTCGCGGTGAACGGGCAGATCTCGTTGAACGCACAGTACGGGCACGCTCGGTAGGGATCTGGGGTGGCGAGAAACTGCTGCGCGCGGATCCCGCCCGCCGCGTGCAGGATCATCTCCCGGGTTCGGGCCAGCTCGGCATCGGTCTTGCGGGCGCGGCCGACGAGCACCTGCGTCCCCAGGAAGTGGAGCTCGACGCGATCCGGGAGGCGGCCGAACACCTCCGAGTAGGCCAGCGTGTAAATGGCCAGCTGTTCGCTGTCCTTGGCGCGGCGATCGGCGTCCTGCTGGGTGCGGACATCGGTGCTCTTGAAGTCGATGATCGCCACTTCTCCGCCCCGGACGTCGACGCGGTCCCATCGGCCGCGGATCATCGTCGCGCCGACATGGAACCGAAATTCGCGCTCCACGAACGTGGGGACGGTCCCGCTGGCCTCCTGGTAGGCGTAGAAGCGCCGCAGCGCGACCCGGCCGGCCTCAA is a genomic window containing:
- a CDS encoding DNA repair exonuclease: MSVRLLHTSDVHLGATFRMLGERGREQRRQLEATFTRVVTLAIEERVDLMLIAGDLFDSVAASRAGVGFAVPELRRLGAAGIRVCAVAGNHDPLGEGSAVVWRDLAAASAAVTVFGPEPGAQVFPDLDLTVIGRSRQRQLSAESALAAPPAERPTRFLVGLAHGSIQRPDLPVQFGLITPEEIAASKVDYLALGDWHSTREVSSGGVAAWYSGAPEMIDLDEPDSGNVCLVTLEAPGRVEVTPRRVGRRRSRRLSLDVATVGGEEEAARMIQAEAHPDLALTVVLTGLAALADRLSPNRLRQDLAGEFFRLEIRDESHLRPDVIDPAQFPESTVLGRFVQLMQTEISAREGEARAVGEDALRLGIALLEGKEVLG